Below is a window of Tolypothrix bouteillei VB521301 DNA.
TTCGGCAATCGCAAATTGAGCCGCGATAAGGCTTTAGCCTTTAAGTTTCGCTTATCGCTTTAGGTAGAACCATTACCATTTTCAGCTTTCTTGCCTTTTTCCTCATAGAGACTCTCAGATATCAAATCCATCATTTCGCCACCTTTACCTGGATCGACGAAGACGACTTTGGCATTTTCGCTTTCACCGAGTCTGTAGCTGGCATTGATATAATCTTGAGCGACAAGATAGCGCAAGATTTCCTTACTTTCTGGACTAGCACGCAAAGCATCAGAGATAATTTGCATAGAAGCTTTAGCTCCTTCTGCTTTCTCAATAGCTGCTTGCCGCGCTCCTTCAGCCTCTTTAACTGCAGCATCTTTCCTGATTTCAGCTGCTTTCTGTTCTTCCAATGACCTCTGGACGCTTTCTGGAGGAGTAATCCTTTGAATATCTACTCTTATAATCTCAATTCCCCAACCGGGCTGCACTACTTCTTTCGTTGCTGGATCTACTATCTTTCTCGTTGCATCAGTTAACTGTTTCTTAATCTCTTCACGCAAAGAACTTCCAGAAGTGTTAGCGTACTGTAAAGTATTTTGAGCAATAACCTCTCGGATAGTTGTTGTAGCTAGCTGGGTGAGAGCGCCTTGAAGATCGTCTACATTGTAGTAGCTATCGCCCATATCTTTGATTTTCCAAAACACTACAGCATCGACTTCTAAATAAACGTTATCCTTAGTTATGATATTTTGAGGTTTGATATCTAAAAACTGCTCTCTT
It encodes the following:
- a CDS encoding SPFH domain-containing protein, which produces MEPIIAIVLVLIGYALGSAKLISQGNEALVERLGKQHRKLSPGLNFIVPLVDQIVMEDTTREQFLDIKPQNIITKDNVYLEVDAVVFWKIKDMGDSYYNVDDLQGALTQLATTTIREVIAQNTLQYANTSGSSLREEIKKQLTDATRKIVDPATKEVVQPGWGIEIIRVDIQRITPPESVQRSLEEQKAAEIRKDAAVKEAEGARQAAIEKAEGAKASMQIISDALRASPESKEILRYLVAQDYINASYRLGESENAKVVFVDPGKGGEMMDLISESLYEEKGKKAENGNGST